One genomic region from Nitrospirota bacterium encodes:
- the neuC gene encoding UDP-N-acetylglucosamine 2-epimerase, protein MTRTIAVLTVGRSDFSRYRPVLRALQTRTDVVLRLLATGGHFSPIYGETWREIEAAGFKFEPGLDATLACNTPVGVGKTIALATAALAQSFARDRPDLLVLLGDRYEMLSGANAALGFNLPVVHIHGGAVTEGAIDELVRHALTKMSHYHLVSTDEYAKRVRQMGEEDWRVQTVGAPGLDELTRLAIFDRGALCAETGLDLTKGFLLLSFHPVTLELEDVETQIAALLEVVSDSPLPCVITYPNADPGSQSIIAAVNAYAQAVPAKTKVFANAGSERYTSLMANATAMIGNSSSGLVEAPTFRLPVVNIGTRQDGKIKAANIINCGYGRADIAEALQLAISNDFRDGLRDLINPYGDGRSGQRIADILATLPLNAKLLRKRFIDL, encoded by the coding sequence ATGACCCGAACCATTGCCGTCCTCACTGTCGGACGCTCAGACTTCAGCCGCTATCGCCCGGTACTGCGAGCGCTGCAAACGCGCACGGACGTCGTACTCCGACTGCTGGCAACCGGCGGGCATTTTTCGCCGATCTACGGCGAAACCTGGCGCGAAATCGAAGCAGCCGGGTTCAAGTTCGAGCCGGGCCTGGATGCTACGCTCGCATGTAACACTCCCGTTGGCGTTGGCAAAACTATTGCGCTGGCGACTGCAGCGCTGGCACAGTCATTCGCAAGGGACCGCCCGGATCTGCTGGTCTTGCTCGGGGATCGCTACGAGATGTTGAGTGGTGCAAACGCCGCCCTGGGGTTCAATCTTCCGGTCGTCCACATTCACGGAGGTGCTGTGACGGAAGGAGCCATCGACGAGTTGGTACGACACGCTCTGACCAAAATGAGTCACTATCACCTGGTATCGACCGATGAATACGCCAAACGCGTTCGGCAGATGGGTGAGGAGGATTGGCGCGTGCAGACCGTTGGTGCTCCGGGTCTTGACGAACTGACCAGACTGGCCATTTTCGATCGCGGAGCACTGTGCGCGGAAACCGGGTTGGATCTCACTAAGGGATTCCTGTTGCTGAGTTTCCATCCTGTCACGCTCGAATTGGAGGACGTCGAAACCCAGATTGCCGCCCTCTTGGAAGTTGTGTCCGACTCGCCGCTGCCGTGCGTCATTACCTATCCAAATGCGGACCCCGGAAGCCAAAGCATCATCGCTGCGGTGAACGCCTACGCCCAGGCGGTTCCCGCCAAAACCAAAGTTTTTGCCAATGCAGGTTCTGAGCGTTACACCAGCCTCATGGCGAACGCCACGGCCATGATTGGAAACTCTTCAAGCGGCTTGGTCGAGGCGCCAACCTTCCGCCTGCCCGTAGTCAATATCGGTACACGTCAGGATGGAAAAATTAAGGCCGCCAACATCATCAATTGCGGCTATGGTCGCGCCGATATTGCCGAGGCCTTACAACTCGCAATCTCCAACGATTTCCGTGACGGTCTGCGCGACCTCATCAATCCATACGGCGATGGGCGATCCGGCCAGCGGATCGCGGATATTCTTGCCACTCTGCCACTTAACGCCAAATTGCTCCGCAAACGGTTTATCGACCTATGA
- a CDS encoding NAD-dependent 4,6-dehydratase LegB, with amino-acid sequence MQFKRILITGADGFIGSHLTEMLVREGHEVRAFVLYNSFNSWGWLDHAAPAIKANLDVFAGDIRDPHGVCKAMTGCDVVMHLAALIAIPYSYHSPDTYIETNIKGTLNVLQAARNLGNVRVVHTSTSEVYGTARFVPITEDHPLQGQSPYSASKIGADQLAYSFFAAFGLPVSIIRPFNTYGPRQSARAVLPTVITQIANGSRLLKLGALQPTRDFNYVQDTIRGFLAVAQSDAALGEVINIGSNFEISIGDAVRVIAELMGQSVDVQVDAERLRPAASEVERLWADNAKALKLCGWQPEYAGLAGFKRGMQETIEWFVQPANLARYKAGSYNI; translated from the coding sequence ATGCAGTTTAAAAGAATTCTGATAACCGGAGCGGATGGTTTCATTGGCTCTCATCTGACCGAGATGCTGGTTCGCGAGGGGCACGAGGTCCGTGCGTTCGTGCTCTACAACTCGTTCAACTCCTGGGGATGGTTGGATCATGCAGCTCCTGCAATCAAAGCCAATCTCGATGTCTTTGCTGGCGACATTCGCGATCCGCATGGGGTATGCAAAGCCATGACTGGCTGCGACGTCGTCATGCATCTGGCCGCGCTCATTGCAATTCCGTACTCCTATCATTCGCCGGACACCTACATCGAGACCAACATCAAAGGCACACTGAATGTCCTGCAGGCGGCCCGCAACCTCGGTAACGTCCGTGTGGTTCATACTAGTACCAGCGAGGTGTATGGTACAGCTCGCTTCGTTCCCATCACCGAAGACCACCCCCTGCAAGGGCAATCCCCGTATTCTGCATCCAAAATTGGTGCGGACCAATTGGCCTATTCTTTCTTTGCCGCATTCGGCTTGCCTGTCAGTATCATTCGTCCGTTCAACACCTACGGTCCTCGCCAGTCGGCCCGCGCCGTGCTTCCAACCGTGATCACGCAAATTGCCAATGGATCTCGGCTACTCAAACTCGGAGCCTTGCAGCCGACGCGCGACTTCAATTACGTTCAAGATACCATCCGCGGTTTTCTCGCGGTGGCCCAGTCCGATGCAGCACTGGGTGAAGTGATCAATATCGGCAGCAACTTTGAAATTTCCATCGGCGATGCGGTTCGGGTGATTGCTGAACTCATGGGACAGTCCGTCGATGTTCAGGTCGATGCGGAACGGTTGCGTCCCGCTGCAAGCGAGGTTGAACGGCTATGGGCTGACAACGCCAAAGCCCTGAAATTGTGCGGATGGCAACCCGAATACGCGGGACTGGCGGGATTCAAGCGCGGTATGCAAGAAACCATCGAGTGGTTTGTTCAGCCTGCCAATCTCGCCCGCTACAAGGCGGGCAGCTACAACATCTGA
- a CDS encoding N-acetylneuraminate synthase family protein, with the protein MNFKTLKRAWIIAEIGVNHEGSEEVAADLIRKAAAAGADAVKFQTFVPEHYVSTEQPERFERVGRFCLSHDAFRRLAALARSLGLTFFSTPLGFADIDFLDEIQPIFKISSGDLTFLALIRHATRTRKPLIISTGLGTEAEIQAAVNVVLEERPSAREDGSVMLMHCVSAYPTPAEEANLRNVTWLARRFGMPTGYSDHTLGIKACELAIAVGAVALEKHFTYRKEDQAFHDHKLSADPADLAALVAAVRQAERYLGSEIRTRTEAELKMELHMRRSIGTVVDIPVGLPVKREWLTWLRPAWGLGPQEMERIIGKPLNKALKAGALVRAEDLTS; encoded by the coding sequence ATGAACTTCAAAACCCTCAAGCGTGCCTGGATTATCGCCGAGATCGGAGTCAATCATGAAGGAAGCGAAGAAGTTGCAGCCGATCTGATCCGCAAGGCAGCAGCTGCGGGAGCCGATGCCGTGAAATTCCAGACCTTCGTCCCCGAACATTACGTTTCTACCGAACAGCCCGAACGCTTTGAACGGGTTGGACGATTCTGCCTATCGCACGATGCGTTTCGTCGCCTGGCGGCGCTTGCCAGATCACTAGGTCTGACGTTTTTCTCAACACCCCTTGGATTTGCCGACATTGACTTTCTCGACGAAATTCAACCTATCTTCAAAATTTCATCAGGCGATCTGACCTTTCTCGCACTGATCCGCCACGCAACGCGCACGCGAAAGCCCCTGATCATTTCCACTGGACTGGGTACGGAAGCTGAAATTCAGGCGGCAGTAAATGTCGTACTGGAGGAACGTCCCTCGGCGCGTGAAGATGGCTCGGTCATGCTCATGCACTGTGTCTCCGCGTATCCCACGCCCGCCGAAGAAGCGAATCTACGCAATGTCACTTGGCTTGCTCGTCGTTTTGGCATGCCCACCGGTTATTCTGACCATACACTCGGCATCAAGGCTTGCGAGCTGGCCATTGCAGTCGGTGCAGTCGCCTTGGAAAAACATTTCACGTACCGCAAAGAAGATCAAGCGTTCCACGATCACAAGCTTTCAGCTGACCCTGCCGACCTTGCAGCCTTGGTCGCAGCAGTCCGTCAGGCAGAGCGTTACTTGGGCAGCGAAATACGTACCCGCACCGAAGCGGAACTCAAAATGGAATTGCACATGCGTCGCTCAATCGGAACCGTAGTCGACATTCCCGTTGGTCTGCCGGTCAAGAGGGAATGGCTGACCTGGCTGCGTCCAGCCTGGGGCCTTGGTCCACAAGAGATGGAGCGCATTATCGGCAAGCCCTTAAATAAAGCATTAAAAGCAGGCGCACTGGTGCGCGCCGAGGATCTTACCTCTTAA
- a CDS encoding D-2-hydroxyacid dehydrogenase, with translation MKILLAGAYDDQFSAFRTLFPTVDFVRTDGAEVDIAEADALIGMSRAPFDKVFTEHFLATNKSVRWAHAPGAGIDFYLFPNLATSSITLTNGKIIQGPEVAEHAVALTLCLSRRIGLILKGVTNDRLPAPIELRGKTAVVIGFGGIGMLVAERLSAFGMTVDVVTETGMPLVSSVRKTYFGDQLMVALPNADVVIMVAPLTPRSRNMLGREQFNAMKQDAYLVNVSRGGTVDLGALVEALDAGKFAGVGLDVTNPEPLPADHRIRGFERVIVTPHLAGRSDRFRERNYELITTNIRRFIAGLPLINIVDKVAGF, from the coding sequence ATGAAAATACTTCTTGCGGGCGCATACGACGATCAGTTCAGCGCATTTCGGACACTGTTCCCGACCGTCGATTTTGTGCGCACGGACGGTGCCGAGGTCGATATCGCCGAAGCCGATGCGCTCATCGGCATGAGCCGGGCCCCCTTCGACAAGGTGTTTACCGAGCATTTTCTGGCGACCAACAAAAGCGTGCGTTGGGCGCATGCGCCAGGCGCAGGGATTGATTTCTACCTATTTCCCAATCTGGCCACCTCGTCGATCACGCTGACCAACGGGAAGATTATTCAGGGACCGGAAGTGGCGGAACATGCGGTGGCGCTCACGCTTTGCCTAAGTCGGCGCATTGGTCTCATCCTGAAAGGCGTGACGAATGACAGGCTTCCCGCGCCGATTGAGCTGCGAGGCAAAACGGCCGTTGTCATTGGCTTCGGCGGTATCGGCATGTTAGTGGCGGAAAGATTGTCGGCCTTCGGCATGACGGTTGATGTTGTTACTGAAACAGGCATGCCGTTGGTCAGCAGCGTGCGCAAGACATATTTCGGCGATCAACTTATGGTGGCTTTGCCCAATGCCGACGTCGTCATCATGGTGGCGCCGCTTACCCCGCGGTCCCGTAATATGCTAGGACGCGAGCAATTCAATGCCATGAAGCAGGACGCCTATCTGGTGAATGTCTCGCGCGGTGGTACGGTCGATCTCGGTGCGTTGGTGGAAGCGCTGGATGCAGGTAAGTTTGCCGGCGTTGGCCTGGATGTCACCAATCCAGAACCCTTGCCGGCCGATCATCGGATTCGCGGATTTGAACGCGTCATTGTGACCCCGCATCTGGCGGGCCGCTCTGACCGCTTTCGCGAACGCAATTATGAATTAATTACAACGAATATTCGCCGTTTCATCGCTGGCCTGCCATTGATCAATATTGTGGATAAAGTCGCTGGATTTTAA
- a CDS encoding glycosyltransferase, with protein sequence MSIEHDQAPLVTVYITSYNYERYIRQAIESVLAQTLQDFELIVIDDGSTDNSRAIIEAYAVHPKILPIFQQNKGLNVTNNIALRVARGRYIMRLDADDWLDPHAIEVLSNVLERHPNVGLVFPDYYLVDQEGHVTEQVRRHDFDDVTLLDQPAHGACTMIRCDCLREVGGYDESFRCQDGYDLWIRFIEHFEVQNVNLPLFFYRQHGNNLTRNEENILATRSEIVRRMAERKGSPLNVLAVIAVRGPSIDPASPALKPLGGKPLLDWTLQAACEARRIRQVIVSTPDHALIEYVRKFPGHTPLAVERPAALATPNTPLIATLRHALEVAEASGEHFDAVFQLSIESPFRAARHLNAAIEVMELFDTDVVIGVRPETDNFYRHNGHGLVAVSEANRLRLEREEIYREVGSMRLLRREQVLTDQAQPKARVGNVILDQRAAVRLVSYFDWAVAELLTAAQSESGAARQLLFP encoded by the coding sequence ATGAGCATTGAGCACGATCAAGCCCCGCTGGTGACCGTCTACATCACAAGCTACAACTACGAGCGGTACATTCGTCAGGCGATTGAAAGCGTATTGGCGCAGACGCTACAGGATTTTGAACTGATCGTCATTGACGATGGCTCGACGGACAACTCGCGTGCCATCATAGAAGCCTATGCCGTCCACCCCAAGATTCTGCCGATTTTTCAGCAGAACAAGGGGCTCAACGTCACCAATAACATCGCACTGCGCGTGGCCCGAGGGCGCTATATCATGCGCCTGGACGCCGACGACTGGTTGGACCCACACGCCATCGAGGTATTGAGCAATGTCCTGGAGCGCCATCCCAATGTTGGGCTAGTGTTTCCAGATTACTATCTTGTGGATCAAGAGGGCCATGTCACCGAACAAGTTCGCCGGCACGATTTCGACGACGTGACGCTGCTCGACCAACCGGCGCATGGGGCATGCACGATGATTCGTTGCGACTGCCTGCGCGAAGTCGGCGGCTATGACGAAAGCTTTCGATGCCAGGACGGCTACGATTTGTGGATCCGCTTCATCGAGCACTTCGAAGTGCAAAACGTCAATTTGCCACTGTTTTTCTATCGACAGCACGGCAACAATTTGACCCGCAATGAAGAAAACATTCTCGCCACGCGCTCGGAGATTGTGCGCCGTATGGCCGAACGCAAGGGAAGCCCGCTCAACGTATTGGCCGTAATCGCAGTGCGTGGCCCGAGTATCGACCCTGCCAGTCCGGCACTCAAGCCCTTGGGTGGGAAACCACTGCTAGACTGGACACTGCAAGCTGCCTGTGAGGCTCGTCGCATCCGCCAGGTTATTGTCAGTACACCGGACCATGCGCTCATCGAATATGTCCGTAAGTTTCCGGGCCACACGCCATTGGCGGTTGAACGCCCTGCCGCATTGGCCACCCCCAATACACCACTTATCGCAACCCTGCGTCACGCTCTGGAAGTGGCAGAAGCCTCGGGCGAACATTTCGATGCCGTTTTCCAATTGTCGATCGAATCCCCCTTTCGTGCTGCCCGTCATCTCAATGCGGCCATCGAAGTCATGGAACTCTTCGATACGGACGTTGTAATCGGTGTTCGCCCCGAGACCGACAACTTCTACCGGCACAACGGACACGGACTTGTTGCCGTCAGTGAAGCCAACCGCCTGCGGCTGGAACGCGAAGAAATCTACCGTGAAGTCGGCTCAATGCGACTTCTAAGACGAGAGCAAGTGCTTACTGACCAGGCGCAACCCAAGGCTCGCGTTGGCAATGTTATTTTGGATCAACGAGCCGCTGTCCGATTAGTCAGCTACTTTGACTGGGCGGTTGCAGAGCTTTTGACCGCGGCGCAGAGTGAAAGTGGTGCGGCGCGCCAGCTACTATTCCCTTAA
- a CDS encoding class I SAM-dependent methyltransferase, with amino-acid sequence MDQQNQTLNYFSTHADDWQTKATQADYSVIDNRHAAVLTVIEQHNQVKRFLDVGCGTGQLVIAVAKLGIKASGLDFSREMIVKCESNKLHAQVDAEFQCGSFFDISLPDDTFDVISAQGFIEYISLEQMDIFLSNCVKTLVPGGSLALGSRNRLFNLHSLNCFTELEMELGTVKSLLSESIVLQGSASQEEAIRRLTQLERTYPQPELHPITGIKVDTRYQFSPADLMARMRKHGLRPRAIYPVHFHGLPSAVIRDEDMAPLHKQLAQLVSGQKITDCRYVPYSSSFVLEAQR; translated from the coding sequence ATGGACCAACAAAATCAGACCCTGAACTATTTTTCGACGCATGCTGATGACTGGCAGACAAAGGCCACGCAAGCTGATTACAGCGTCATCGACAATCGGCATGCCGCCGTACTCACGGTCATAGAGCAGCATAACCAAGTCAAACGATTCCTCGACGTCGGCTGTGGAACCGGTCAACTGGTCATCGCCGTAGCGAAGCTAGGCATTAAGGCCAGTGGCCTCGATTTTTCCCGGGAAATGATCGTCAAATGCGAATCCAATAAACTCCACGCACAGGTCGATGCCGAGTTTCAATGCGGGTCTTTTTTTGACATTTCATTGCCAGACGACACCTTCGACGTAATTAGCGCGCAGGGGTTCATTGAATATATTTCCCTTGAGCAAATGGATATCTTTCTCTCAAATTGCGTTAAGACCCTTGTCCCCGGAGGCTCACTGGCGTTGGGCTCTCGAAATCGGCTATTCAATCTCCACTCCCTCAACTGTTTCACTGAACTCGAGATGGAACTCGGAACGGTCAAGTCGTTGCTGTCCGAATCGATTGTGTTGCAAGGTAGCGCATCGCAGGAGGAAGCGATACGCAGACTGACTCAGCTTGAAAGGACGTATCCTCAGCCAGAGTTGCATCCCATTACCGGAATCAAGGTCGATACCCGGTATCAATTCTCTCCAGCCGATCTCATGGCTCGCATGCGCAAGCATGGGCTGCGTCCCAGAGCAATCTATCCTGTGCATTTTCATGGTCTGCCGTCGGCCGTCATTCGAGACGAAGACATGGCACCATTGCACAAGCAACTCGCCCAGCTGGTCTCCGGACAGAAAATTACTGATTGCCGCTATGTGCCATACAGTTCGTCGTTTGTGCTTGAAGCACAGCGGTAA
- a CDS encoding LegC family aminotransferase, with product MSQASGIANQILQAVRAAIPSARGNVALHEPSFKGREEEYVLDCLRTGWVSSVGAYVDRFEVMLSEYTGARHAIATCNGTAALHVALLLADVQPNDEVLIPTLTFVATANAVSYCSAVPHFVDSAEETLGIDPVALEGYLEIIAKRAGDVWINRSTGRRLRAVVPMHTFGHPVNVEGLQKVCDRYGLAMVEDAAESLGSTYRGVHTGNFGRVAALSFNGNKIITTGGGGAILTNDPELGRRAKHLTTTARVAHRWELTHDSIGFNYRLPNINAALGCAQMEVLPSFLARKRDLAHRYKDAFSSVPVVRFVCEPAETKSNYWLNAILLPESCAGARDFVLQSLNEAGFMARPCWTLMHKLPMYAQCPRAPLPIAEAIERCLLNLPSSATLN from the coding sequence ATGAGCCAAGCATCGGGCATCGCGAATCAGATACTGCAAGCAGTTCGAGCGGCTATTCCATCTGCGCGCGGCAATGTCGCCTTGCACGAACCCAGTTTTAAAGGCCGAGAGGAAGAATACGTTTTGGATTGTCTGCGCACGGGCTGGGTTTCCTCGGTCGGAGCCTACGTCGACCGTTTCGAGGTCATGCTTTCGGAATATACCGGCGCCAGGCACGCGATTGCGACCTGCAACGGCACCGCCGCATTGCATGTTGCCCTTCTCCTGGCGGATGTACAACCCAACGATGAAGTCCTAATTCCGACATTAACCTTTGTCGCTACAGCCAATGCCGTTAGTTACTGCAGTGCGGTTCCACACTTTGTGGATAGTGCCGAAGAGACATTGGGAATAGACCCAGTCGCGTTGGAAGGGTATCTGGAAATCATTGCAAAACGCGCTGGAGATGTCTGGATCAACCGATCTACCGGTCGTCGATTACGCGCGGTCGTACCGATGCACACGTTCGGACACCCGGTCAACGTTGAGGGACTGCAAAAAGTGTGTGACCGTTATGGCTTAGCTATGGTCGAAGATGCAGCCGAGTCTCTGGGCTCGACCTACCGAGGTGTTCATACAGGCAACTTTGGCCGCGTGGCCGCACTGAGCTTTAATGGCAACAAGATCATTACAACGGGTGGGGGCGGTGCCATCCTGACGAATGACCCGGAACTTGGCCGTCGGGCGAAACACCTGACTACTACAGCACGCGTGGCGCATCGGTGGGAACTTACGCATGACTCAATCGGGTTCAATTATCGATTGCCAAATATCAACGCAGCGCTCGGCTGTGCACAGATGGAGGTCTTGCCAAGCTTTCTGGCTCGGAAACGCGACCTTGCACACCGCTACAAAGACGCATTTTCTTCCGTTCCCGTGGTCAGATTCGTTTGCGAACCAGCCGAGACAAAAAGTAATTACTGGCTCAATGCCATTCTCTTGCCCGAGTCATGCGCGGGAGCGCGGGACTTTGTGCTGCAGTCACTCAACGAGGCCGGTTTCATGGCCCGTCCTTGTTGGACGTTGATGCACAAACTACCGATGTATGCACAGTGTCCCCGTGCTCCTCTGCCAATCGCTGAGGCCATCGAAAGATGTCTGCTCAATTTGCCCAGCAGTGCCACCTTAAATTAG
- a CDS encoding aminotransferase class I/II-fold pyridoxal phosphate-dependent enzyme, with product MKLSPEIQDSLELRFSGVARQMNERGERIISLGLGEPAFPTPPAVVEAAIEAMRNGMTRYSSPFGLPELREAICAKLVADNGISVSPGEIMVTPGAKMALSLALAALLQPGDEVINILPCYPSYLPQIRIAEPEAIIHNIDLCHADFSLDFDALRHRLSPRTKALIINFPHNPTGKMLTQRELDVLVELLTDHSCWLISDEIYERLNFSGQRHLSPGAVAALAERTITINGFSKAYSMTGWRIGYLAAKGPIMKTISKLQQHMNTNVAPFTQCAAVAALAMPMDFLAEYNAQLARNANYLQGVVDQSPALELQASEGGLFAFLNIGRTGLDSDAFCAGLLQNHAVAASPGISFGSHWDDHVRISLATDCSSFAEGINRLHAFTTTVVGS from the coding sequence ATGAAACTATCCCCGGAAATCCAGGACTCTCTTGAATTGCGCTTCAGCGGTGTGGCGCGACAAATGAACGAACGGGGTGAGCGCATTATTTCCCTCGGTCTCGGCGAGCCGGCATTCCCAACGCCGCCGGCAGTCGTCGAGGCGGCGATAGAGGCCATGCGCAATGGAATGACGCGTTATTCCAGCCCATTTGGGTTGCCGGAGTTACGCGAAGCGATTTGCGCCAAGCTGGTCGCTGACAATGGCATCTCCGTTTCACCTGGAGAAATCATGGTGACCCCGGGTGCCAAGATGGCGCTCTCGCTGGCACTGGCGGCCCTGTTGCAACCGGGTGATGAGGTCATCAACATTCTGCCTTGCTACCCCAGCTATCTTCCGCAGATCCGGATCGCCGAGCCGGAAGCGATCATTCACAACATCGATTTGTGCCACGCCGATTTCTCGCTGGATTTTGATGCCTTACGCCATCGACTGTCGCCGCGCACCAAAGCTCTCATCATCAACTTCCCACACAATCCGACCGGGAAGATGCTCACGCAACGCGAACTCGACGTTCTCGTCGAACTCCTGACAGATCACTCATGCTGGCTGATTTCTGACGAAATCTACGAACGTCTAAATTTTTCAGGGCAACGGCATCTTTCGCCTGGTGCCGTGGCTGCACTAGCGGAGCGAACCATCACCATCAACGGTTTCTCCAAGGCGTACAGCATGACGGGTTGGCGTATCGGCTACCTCGCCGCCAAAGGGCCGATCATGAAAACCATCAGCAAACTTCAGCAGCACATGAATACTAATGTGGCGCCCTTTACTCAATGCGCCGCTGTGGCTGCACTGGCCATGCCTATGGATTTTTTAGCCGAATACAATGCGCAACTGGCTCGCAATGCCAATTACCTCCAGGGTGTTGTCGACCAGAGCCCAGCGCTGGAATTGCAAGCCAGCGAAGGTGGCCTTTTCGCTTTTCTGAACATTGGGCGCACCGGCTTGGATTCCGATGCGTTCTGTGCCGGCCTGCTGCAAAACCACGCTGTCGCCGCCAGCCCAGGCATCAGTTTTGGTAGCCACTGGGATGATCATGTGCGCATCTCGCTAGCAACCGATTGCTCATCCTTTGCCGAGGGCATCAACCGGTTGCATGCGTTCACCACAACGGTGGTTGGCAGTTAA
- a CDS encoding polysaccharide deacetylase family protein, which produces MYHYVRPLETSRYPSIKGRRVEEFRGQLRYLRKHFHLCSPAEIFDRLQAEESIPDNWALLTFDDGYSDHFRYVLPILDDERVSALFFPPVSVITDRRLLDVNKIHFTLAAAQSVEQVYARLIIRLGEHGFAAEDIEALKSKYYRANRFDGAEMIFIKRVLQKGLPFELRNEIASQLFVEFVSIDERAFAEELYLSLDECRIMARHGMFFGSHGRNHYWMGELNDLDQSVEISESIAFLNAIHSPLTTPLRGLAMSYPYGSYNAHTISELKKYGFAFALTTKVGDSDFSADARYEIKRYDTNDFPVN; this is translated from the coding sequence ATGTACCACTACGTGCGCCCTTTGGAGACCAGCCGTTACCCGTCCATTAAAGGACGCCGTGTAGAGGAGTTTAGAGGGCAACTCAGGTACCTGCGTAAACACTTTCACCTGTGTTCCCCGGCGGAGATTTTCGATCGTTTGCAAGCAGAAGAGTCTATTCCTGACAACTGGGCGCTACTCACGTTTGATGACGGTTACTCCGACCATTTCCGCTACGTGTTGCCCATTCTGGATGACGAAAGGGTGAGTGCACTGTTCTTTCCTCCGGTCTCAGTCATCACCGACCGTCGTTTGCTGGACGTCAATAAAATCCACTTCACGCTTGCCGCGGCACAGTCGGTAGAACAGGTGTATGCCCGACTCATCATCCGCTTGGGTGAACATGGTTTTGCCGCCGAGGATATTGAAGCGTTGAAGTCGAAGTATTACCGCGCGAATCGATTTGATGGCGCAGAAATGATTTTCATTAAACGTGTGTTGCAAAAAGGGTTGCCTTTTGAGCTACGCAACGAAATCGCATCTCAGTTGTTCGTGGAATTTGTGTCGATCGATGAGCGGGCATTTGCCGAAGAACTCTATTTGAGCCTCGACGAATGCCGCATCATGGCGCGCCACGGCATGTTTTTCGGTTCCCATGGGCGTAATCACTACTGGATGGGTGAATTGAACGACCTCGACCAGAGCGTCGAGATTTCAGAAAGCATTGCTTTTTTGAACGCCATTCACTCTCCGCTGACAACGCCATTGCGGGGATTGGCCATGAGCTATCCCTACGGTTCGTACAATGCGCACACGATCTCCGAGCTGAAAAAATATGGCTTCGCGTTTGCCCTGACGACAAAAGTTGGTGATTCCGATTTCTCGGCAGATGCTCGATACGAAATCAAACGCTACGATACCAACGACTTTCCGGTGAATTAG
- a CDS encoding class I SAM-dependent methyltransferase: MTTLVVPANVDKYENVYRGGYDKRYPTLDLVRLEGWYFKKLPGKVLDFACGTGVNMIHLLECGYHAVGVDAAEESVKLVRRKLDARPELAARADVLRLDPNDRRLPFADNEFDYVICMSVLSLLESKERIEILVDEFHRILKPGGKMIVDINGPASDFATKGRFVADDIFEYALHKDQEKLLRCYCPKTAESFAALFKQFVVDDLGHVSFKYCNHDSYEFIACVHKPV, from the coding sequence ATGACGACATTGGTAGTTCCCGCTAACGTGGACAAATATGAAAATGTTTACCGTGGAGGTTATGACAAGCGTTATCCAACACTGGATCTAGTACGCCTGGAAGGTTGGTATTTCAAGAAACTGCCTGGCAAGGTGCTTGATTTTGCCTGCGGCACCGGTGTGAATATGATCCATCTTCTTGAGTGCGGATATCATGCGGTCGGCGTCGATGCAGCGGAAGAGTCGGTCAAGCTGGTACGCCGTAAACTGGACGCCAGGCCAGAGCTGGCTGCGCGCGCCGATGTGCTGCGGCTGGATCCAAACGATCGCCGCTTACCTTTTGCAGACAACGAATTCGACTATGTGATCTGTATGAGCGTGCTGTCGCTGCTTGAGAGTAAGGAACGGATTGAAATATTGGTGGATGAATTTCACCGCATTCTCAAGCCGGGCGGAAAGATGATTGTTGATATCAACGGTCCGGCCAGTGACTTTGCCACCAAGGGACGATTTGTGGCCGACGACATATTTGAATATGCATTGCACAAAGATCAGGAAAAACTTTTGCGCTGCTATTGTCCAAAGACGGCGGAGAGTTTTGCCGCTTTGTTCAAGCAGTTTGTGGTAGACGATCTTGGGCATGTGTCGTTCAAATATTGCAACCACGACAGTTATGAATTCATCGCCTGCGTCCACAAACCGGTCTAG